The stretch of DNA GGTGACCGTATCCAAGACATTGAACGATTAGTTGGTGCTTTAGCAGATATCAAGAGACTCTATTCACGAGATGGGAAGGACTTGATAGCTGGAGAATATATTCAGCCCGAGTTGGTTTTATCTCCTCAGGAAGCCTTCTATTCAGAGAGAAAAAGTTTGTCTTTAGACGAATCTGTTGGACAAGTCTGTGGAGAATTTGTTATGTGTTACCCACCAGGAATCCCTATCTTGGCTCCTGGTGAACGCATTACACGAGAAATTGTCGATTATATCCAATTTGCCAAGGAACGTGGTTGTTCCCTCCAAGGGACGGAAGATCCTGAGGTCAATCACATCAACGTCATTAAGAGAAAGGAGAACTAGATGGATTTATGGTTTTCTGAAGTTCATACTCCAGATGTGAAATTGTCCCTGAGAACAGCCAAGCAACTCTACGCTGGTAAAAGTGAATGGCAGGATATCGAAGTCTTGGATACACCAGCTTTTGGAAAGATTTTGATTTTAAATGGGCACGTCTTGTTCTCAGATGCTGATGATTTTGTCTACAATGAAATGACCGTTCATGTTCCCATGGCTGTGCATCCCAATCCCAAGAAAGTTTTGGTTATTGGGGGTGGTGACGGTGGTGTTGCTCAAGTATTAACACTCTATCCTGAACTGGAGCAAATCGATATTGTGGAACCAGATGAGATGCTAGTTGAGGTTTGTCGTGAGTATTTCCCAGATTTTGCTTCAGGGCTAGATGATCCTCGTGTTACTATTTACTACCAAAATGGACTACGATTTTTGCGAAACTGTGAAGATGACTACGATATTATCATCAACGATGCGACAGATCCATTTGGACATACGGAAGGGCTCTTTACCAAGGAATTTTACGGCAACAGTTATAGAGCCTTGAAAGAAGACGGCATCATGATTTACCAGCATGGTAGTCCCTTCTTTGACGAAGATGAGTCAGCTTGTCGAAGCATGCACCGCAAGGTCAATCAAGCCTTTCCAATCAGTCGGGTCTATCAGGCCCACATCCCAACTAGCCCTGCTGGTTATTGGTTGTTTGGATTTGCATCGAAAAAATACCACCCTGTCAAGGATTTTGACAAGGAAGGCTGGAAAAAACGCCAGCTTTTCACAGAATATTACACTGCAAACTTACACGTGGGAGCCTTTATGTTGCCCAAGTATGTTGAGGACATTTTAGAAGAAGAGGAAGGAAAAAAATGAGTCGTTTACTAGTTATTGGATGTGGGGGAGTTGCCCAAGTTGCTATTTCAAAGATTTGTCAAGATAGCGAAACCTTTGCAGAGATTATGATTGCTAGCCGTACCAAGTCAAAATGTGATGACTTGAAGGCTAAACTGGAAGGCAAAACAAGTACAAAGATTGAGACAGCTGCTCTTGATGCTGACAAGGTAGAAGAAGTGATTGCCCTGATTGAAAGCTATAAACCAGAAGCTGTTTTGAACGTAGCTCTGCCTTATCAAGATTTAACCATTATGGATGCTTGTTTGGCAACAGGTGTTCACTATATCGATACAGCCAACTACGAAGCAGAGGATACAGAAGACCCTGAATGGCGTGCCATCTATGAGAAACGTTGTAAAGAACTTGGTTTTACAGCTTACTTTGACTACTCATGGCAATGGGCTTATCAGGAGAAATTCAAAGAGGCTGGCTTGACCGCTCTTCTTGGTTCTGGTTTTGACCCAGGTGTGACTAGTGTCTTTTCTGCTTACGCCCTCAAACACTATTTTGATGAAATCCATTATATCGACATTTTAGACTGTAATGGTGGTGACCACGGTTATCCATTTGCAACCAACTTTAACCCAGAAATTAATCTCCGTGAGGTTTCTGCTCCAGGTTCTTACTGGGAAGATGGAAAATGGGTCGAAGTTGAAGCCATGTCTATCAAGCGCGAGTACGATTTCCCTCAAGTTGGACAAAAAGACATGTATCTCCTTCACCATGAAGAAATCGAATCATTGGCCAAGAACATTCCAGGTGTTAAACGTATTCGCTTCTTTATGACCTTTGGTCAATCTTATCTAACGCATATGAAATGCTTGGAAAATGTTGGACTCCTTCGTACGGATACCATTAACTTCAATGGACAAGACATCGTTCCGATTCAATTTTTGAAAGCCTTGCTTCCAGATCCAGCAAGCCTTGGGCCACGCACTGTAGGTAAAACCAATATCGGATGTATCTTTACAGGTGTCAAAGATGGCGTTGAAAAGACCATCTACATCTACAATGTTTGTGACCATCAGGAATGTTACGCAGAAGTTGGTTCACAAGCAATTTCTTACACGACAGGCGTTCCAGCCATGATTGGGACAAAATTGGTTATGAACGGTACTTGGAAACAAGCTGGAGTGTATAACCTTGAAGAGTTGGATCCAGATCCATTCATGGAAGCTTTGAATGAGTATGGTTTGCCATGGGTTGTGGTTGAAAATCCACAAATGGTGGACTGATGAAGTTAGAACAAGTACCAACACCAGCCTATGTTATTGACCTAGCCAAATTAGAAGCCAATTGCCGTATTCTACATTATGTTCAAGAAGAAGCGGGCTGTAAGGTTTTACTTGCCCAGAAGGCTTATTCCCTCTACAAAACCTATCCTTTGATTAGCCAGTATTTATCAGGTACGACAGCCAGTGGACTTTATGAAGCTAAGCTAGCTAGAGAAGAATTTCCGGGAGAAGTCCATGTATTTGCGCCTGCTTTCAAGGATGCAGACTTGGAAGAATTGCTGGAGATAACGGACCATATCGTCTTTAACTCAGAGAGACAGTTGCGTAAACACGGTCCGCG from Streptococcus mitis encodes:
- the speE gene encoding polyamine aminopropyltransferase — encoded protein: MDLWFSEVHTPDVKLSLRTAKQLYAGKSEWQDIEVLDTPAFGKILILNGHVLFSDADDFVYNEMTVHVPMAVHPNPKKVLVIGGGDGGVAQVLTLYPELEQIDIVEPDEMLVEVCREYFPDFASGLDDPRVTIYYQNGLRFLRNCEDDYDIIINDATDPFGHTEGLFTKEFYGNSYRALKEDGIMIYQHGSPFFDEDESACRSMHRKVNQAFPISRVYQAHIPTSPAGYWLFGFASKKYHPVKDFDKEGWKKRQLFTEYYTANLHVGAFMLPKYVEDILEEEEGKK
- a CDS encoding saccharopine dehydrogenase family protein — translated: MSRLLVIGCGGVAQVAISKICQDSETFAEIMIASRTKSKCDDLKAKLEGKTSTKIETAALDADKVEEVIALIESYKPEAVLNVALPYQDLTIMDACLATGVHYIDTANYEAEDTEDPEWRAIYEKRCKELGFTAYFDYSWQWAYQEKFKEAGLTALLGSGFDPGVTSVFSAYALKHYFDEIHYIDILDCNGGDHGYPFATNFNPEINLREVSAPGSYWEDGKWVEVEAMSIKREYDFPQVGQKDMYLLHHEEIESLAKNIPGVKRIRFFMTFGQSYLTHMKCLENVGLLRTDTINFNGQDIVPIQFLKALLPDPASLGPRTVGKTNIGCIFTGVKDGVEKTIYIYNVCDHQECYAEVGSQAISYTTGVPAMIGTKLVMNGTWKQAGVYNLEELDPDPFMEALNEYGLPWVVVENPQMVD